TCCATCCTTGTGAAAGGGGATCTCTTCACAGTGCGTGCCATGATTGAAACCTAATTTTTGCTCGATACACTACCAATCTCACAGGACGACACGATTACGATGCTACGTTGCAGAGAGGCATCGTCTGGGAAATGGCACGCGGGTATAGAAAGTCACCATTATTTATATGATCATTTCAATCCTATTGgttattttttggaatttgtGTTTGTTATGTCTGCCGGTTGTAGTTTCCAAAACCAGCTGTAAGTACAAAGATGACGTTCGCTTTCTTTGTATTGTGATGTCACATTCGTTTCACAGACTGATTTCAGAGCAGTCTCTGGTTGCAGTTCTTCATCTTTTTCTGCAGCTGTACTTTTTGATATTTAGGATTTTAAATTTCTGTAAAGTAGATTTTTGTAGATTGTAATACAGTATGTGTTCACTGcctttgtgaaaccatatataATTGTATGATTTCGGTGTACACTCTGGATGCTTTTGATTTCAAATGGGGTATTCAGAAACAGcaataaatgttaacatttttatgCATTGGTCCAACTTATCTTTATTTTACAGTATTGCACAATGATGTGAATATGTATCCACTAATTTACTCATATATGGTATTTTCACAGATAAACACTGCGCAACTCACCATGACTTTCACTTTTTGATTTCTTTCCCCAGAAAGTCCCAGGATTGGTGTCGAAAACATTTTAATCGTGATGAGTTGAATTCATCTTGTGGACATGCTCATCATTCTCGAACCATGCAAATTATCTTTTTCCAttgaaattaatttcattgCCACTAATCGGGTCCATCATTCCCTGAGAAAACACCAGAAAGTCCCAGAAGTGAGTGATGATGAGCATGAGTGACACTGATGGCACCGAGTCTCGCACTTCAAAACATaaggtcactcgtatctcaaaacATCAATGGATGTAACTTGAGATATGTTTTGCCTTTCTGGCCCCATTCCGACTGCTGCCAAGTTCTTATCTCACATCAGTTTAGAGAGATGAAGGAATACGTTTGTCATTGCATACTTATAGTAAATGTAACAGAAGTAGTTGCAGtagcaggtaataacctaaagcacacataaatgcagtaaaaaaaaaatctagcttTCTGCATCACGATGTAAATATGTATAGAATTGACAATTaacttattttaacaatacattcaataaatactttaatcaaccatgatttcacTATGTATTATTATCATCGTCATCATTTTAAACTTAAGAAACCATACATCACAAACACATTAAGTCGTCTCCAACAAACGAACTACAAGTCCCAAAGGTCCAACTCGcaagtggagcgccggcatgattaagcccgGCTGCAACGCAATTTACTCCGTTTGCAAATTGCagctggacaaacatgacaactttgcaaaaatgagttaaataaaagacaccactgttctaGCAGCACTTTAGCCCACGCTGCTTAAATTGCCGATTGCGAACGGTAACTGACTGCGATTGCATAGCGATGCGGCAAACATAAAGCACAACTGACAACGATgcaaaagcagacaaacaaagcaaccgatcACGATCGAACCTAAAAGCGAATTTTACATATCTGGTCAAGAAAAGCACACGCGTAGCTTACCATTGGGCAATGCCGACGACGAAGCGAGTGTATTCACAAACGTAATATAATTCGATGCTGCTTTTTATACGTCGCGCGAACGGTCACCTGTCAGtgacagccccgccccttttaaagcgccaggtgaacCCAACAATCTCCAGTGGACCTTCTTTCATTAGTCCTACCAGCGATCTGCCGTCTTTCTCAATAAGCCAATTTCAAAATGGAACCAAGGTCCCCCCTGAACGCATCACAAATCATTCTTGATTGTTTTGGTACAAACATGTAAACGCTGGGTTACGGTGACGTCATCAAAATACCTGTCATCATAACCCAGGTGTTTAGTTGCTCGCAACAGTTCTTTGTGTTTAATCCCTTTGTCATCCGAAAGGGGGCGCCGTGTAGTTTCCCCAGCCAGACCAAGAAGCACCGCGTGTAATCAGAATGCACACAGCGCTCGCTCTGCTGGGGAATGTTGTGACATTCACCGTGTCTCCAAATGAGCTTCATTGAAAAACCTGAAAAAGCACAAACAAGACATCAGGCTCTCTTTCAGTTCCACCCGATTCTGTCCGCAGGATGAACCCGGGCTCTCCTCCGCCCGTGGCACCAAAGCATGCGGCCTGTGAATGAAAGTTAAAatcgacaaacattttttttttcacttgtccAAATCCCATTCAGCTGTTGGGTGGAGGTTGCAAACGCgttcattttcttaaaaaccACAGACATCAGTTCTACCCCCACACATGTGAACAAACTCATTGTTAGTACGCCCCTggtggaagaaagaaaaacacacaaatgccaCTGAAATAAATTGAAAGTGACAATGGGAGCAATAAATACATTATTGCTGAAAATGAACGAGGGACTGTTTTGTCgttgtgactttatttttaaaccaaatGAAACCGAGCTTGACAAGAATaatcaaaagcaataaaaaaaatgtaagtactTATGAACAATGGACTATTGAGAGGTCTCGAAAATGACACTTTGAACATGACAGCAAGCGATGTCCAGCTGCTCGGCAGTCCTAAATTACACGGCAGGCTTGAGTGGTCAACGCAGAACAGGTGCGCCCGCTGGAGGGCTCCgccccttcactccagctgggcctgaaaacaaaacagacagacagacagacagacatgacaccgcttgactgaaaatgttgatCTCATGCCAGATACAGACTGGTCATATACTGGAGATATGGAATTATCGAAATGAAATATCGCCAATGgtgatgtgatgttttttttttctgataagtttttttccacacacaaatgaagtataattattcatttttacacAACGTGGAGCCCCAGCGCTGGAGCCGCAcgagccccgccccccctcacaACCGCTCCGTGTAATGACACTGAAGGGCCTTGTTTCTAACAGCCTGATGCTTTTAGAGGCCATTAGTGGAGATGCGATCTGGTCTTTGCGCCgggttgtaaaaaaaatctgaacgcgagactaataaaggtgcAATTACCCCAACTGAGCGTACATGTGTTGCCATTTTGGGGATGTGCCATCCGTGCATCGTGCAGCTGAGGAGGTGGGCTCCTTGGACGCTTTAGGATGATCGTGATGGATTATTTTGGTCCACGCCGGAGAGCAccgcaaaaaaaatgctacgACAACCCAAACCACGAAACGGCTCTTGACCAAGTACACTCAACAATTCCAACAAACGATCCCGACCAAGTGTGCTCGTCATATATAAAACaataatttatttctgtcattttACAGGATGTCAAATGTTGTGCCTAACTCAGGATTTACGGAGGAAGCCGCTGTTGacttgaagaaaacaaaagtgacTATAAAGTGTGCTTCAACAGCAAAACACAATCATATATGAAATGCCTTTTGTCGAAACACGGGCACTTAAACGCTCTGTTGATCTCAAACGCGATGGAACGGATGTCGCTGACGGTAACAACTTTGGGGGGAATTTTCAGCATTATaagcaaattacattttttgccAAAATTTATTTACAGGAGAGGATTACGTTTTATACTTTgcgggaaaaacaaacaaacaaaaacaatcacgtGTTTCCGTAAAAGAAGAATATGCGAAGCAGAAGAATACTGATCAAAGATATGCAGTTCAAAACAAAGTATCGTAAAATATGTTGTGTAACGGCTGGCTGCTTACGCACGGCGCATTTCATACCTCCAAATAAAAAGTATGCTTCCAAGATTATTCAAAAGAGCAAGCACAAaggcccaaaaaacaacaacaacaaaaaactgtaTGAATTTGGTTCGAGTCCAAGGCCACTGACAAATCCAGTCCAATCGAAGCAATCCCGCGGAAACTCTCCGCGAAAGTCTTTTCTTGCCATTGACAACAATTTGCCACATTGAACGAAGCGGAAAAGTCGACGCCAACTGCCCGAGTCCCATTTCCAGCTCACCGTCCTCCCATCGCGCCTCCTCGCTCGAAGCGACACTTAGACCGTGGTCACAGACAAGAGTGAGGTGTAAACTTTGGTGCCATCCGGTGACTTGGTCCCGTGGGTCAGCAGTTCCTGGATGGTCATCCAGTGGTCGAATATTTTCTTATTTCTCTTTTTCATCATCTTTTTGTTGCTGAGTTCAATGATGTTGGGTTCCTTTTTGTCCTCGGGGCCGAGTTGCTCCTTCAGGCAATCGGCCCGGCTCTGCTTCATGAACTGTCGCCGTTGCCTCTGCTCCTTGGAGCGGACGGCGTGCTGCTTCCTCTCTTCCTTGCTCCAGTAGCGGCCCATCTTCAGCTCGCTGACGGCGTCGTCGTCGGTGGTCATGCCGCAGCGTTCCTCGTGGATGCGCAGGGCGCGCTCCCGCAGCAGCTTGTCCCGAACGGGACGCTTGGTAATGTAGCGGGTGCCGTCGCTGCGCACTTTGACCTTCCACTCCATCTTTTGGCCCGGCTCGCTCGGGTCCCGACACATACTGACTAGGCTCATCTGACTTTGGGCGTACTCCACGGCCGATTTCTGCTGGATCAGCTGCATGTAGCTCTGGTAGTGTCTGGCGTGGGCGGGGATGTGCGCGTGTTTGTACGGCGAGCGTTGCGGAGCGAAGCCCCTCGCGGATTTGCCGGACTCTCCCGCTTTGCTCCGCTCGCAATCCGACTCCTTTGAAAGCGCTTCGCTCCCGCCGGGGCCGCACGCCTCTTGGGGAGATTTCGCCAGCCCTCCGGCTCGGTGCTCCGGCCCGCGTCGGAGCGAATTGTCCGGGGACAGCTCCAACGTAAGAGGGGTGCTGCGGCAGCTCTCGCCGCTATTGTAGGCGCTGGAGCTGTCTTTGTCCGATTTCTCCGGCATCTCCGTAATGTCCGACAGCTCGCGTCGCCGTGCGTCGATGCTGGTGTTGTAGTTGCGGAAGCCGCTGTCGTGGAGCATCCAGGATTCGCGACAGCGCTCCCGAAGCTGCTGCATCTTGTGGGCGCGCACGATATTCAGACACTCCAGCTCGATGTTGCGCAGCTCCTCGTTGAGCAGCTCCAGCTCTTTGTCCGCGACCTCCCGGTCTTGGCCTTgggccccgccgccgccgccgtggcTGCACGAGCCCTGCGTTGTTCCCCCGTTCCTCATTTGGCACTTCAGCTCCAGGAGTTCTCGGAAACGCTCGCATTCGTCGGCGGGGATGCCCAGAAAGTCGGCGTCGGCGTAGTCGGCGGAGATGAAGGATTCGCTGCCGAAAGGCTGCTCCGTACTGCCCAGGGTGTCTTGGCTGTAGGTCAGTTTTCTGCAGCTGCTCAGCGTGCTGGATGCCGTCGTATGGTCATCGGCGAGGTTCTCCTGTTCTGAACTCTCATCGTTCCGTGTGCTCTCGTCGGTGCGGCCGACCCCGCTGTCCTTTTCGTGGTGATTGGAGAGGAGCGTCGCCGTGTCAGTGGTCACTCCGTCTTCCTCATGCTTCTTctgggaaagggaaaaaaaacccaggacCATGCATAAGGCTCGTAAATACTTTGAACTGGAACAACTTGTTGCATGCTGGATGTCGGTACTCAAcgcttttttaaatgttgatgaTACAAGAAAACGTTGATTTGAATTCCAAGACGAGCTCCCTGCGCTCAATTTCTCTTTTTCCAATCACGGATCGAGACCCCCGCAATGAAAATAATCGTTATTTGTCAGAATCGAAATGCGTTCCTGGCACATGTTGGGACAGCaatgtcgggaaaaaaaaactcagacgGTTCTACAGTTAGAAAAATCGAGAAAGCGTCGCACACCGTCTGCCGAACAGAATGTCGGGTTGACAATGGAACACCTGCGCCGTTGACTGCTCCGGTCAAAGTCGAGGATCGCGCAGTCGCTCATAACCGCGCGCGCTATCGCCGATTCATCGATTTTCTTTGCGTCTTCGCACCGACTCGGCGCACGTGTGCGGGAGGAGAAGCACCTGCTGCAGCATGCTGGCGGTGAACTGCATGGCCCGACGGTGCTGCTGCTCCAGCATGTCCATGTGAAGGTCATCCAGGAAGTCGTTCCTGTCGTCGTCCAACCAGCCCTCGTCCAGCTGAGTCACAGGAGGGAGGTGCAAAGATTTGCTATTTGCTTTGGAAAAATGACGACCTTGTCGTCacgcggaaaaaaaaagctccagtaGTTCATCCTTGACGGAGTAGGCCTCCGTAACGATCCTTCTCACCTGCATTTGTGGCCTGGCAACCAGCAGGGAGATATTCTGGTTGCCTTCGCTGGTCAGCAGCACGACCGCATCTTCACGGTTCTGGATCTCAATGCCGTTGATCTTCAAGGGCGACATGAAGAACATAGATCATTTGAAATCATCTGCCGGGGTAACGATTACCAAACAGACAACGGGATCAGGATCGAATAGTGAGCTCTCACCTGGACGATTTTGTCACCTTCTCTAATTCTGCCGTCTTTGGCGGCGATGCTGTTTGGATCAATCTAAAGGACACGCATGAAGAAGACGTGAATTTCCTGTCGGGCGCTCTCAgcttctcgcccccccccccccgccgccccccccccccccctcaaaaacgTGCAATCTTTAAATTCCTGATGGCATTTAGTTTGCCTCGCTGACTTTGATGGCGTTAATGGcggcgatttaacatacacaataaacagtaagacgaaatggtaaaaaggcggtagaaagcaccaagcagtaaaatcaagtcaagtcaagagtatttctcgagcactttcgaacagccatcgctgcatacaaagtgctgtacatggagcgatttaacatacacaataaacagtaagacgaatcggtaataaaggcggtagaaagcaccaagcagtaaaatcaagaacaaatctaagtcacgctgagtcgaacgccaaagaatacaagttcaTTCAGGAACAACAACAAGGAAATATTCCAAGCATACCTCACTGATGTAGATCCCAGCTTCATCCTCATCGTCGGTCCTGTAACAGATCGTCATGCCGAGCTTGTCTTGGATGTTGGCTCTGTACAGATCGACCTCCTGTTGACGTACGTTGGTACGCGTTGCGTCAAAAATCCGGCAATCAATCGAGGCAAATATCTATTTCTTGTGAACACAtcagaatcatttgttttgatGCGCGTTGGGAATGGTGGTTGAAAATCTGAAATTCCATCACTGAGGGAAGCGCCACTTGTCAATCACGAATGAATTTTGCAGCCAGATGCCGGGCAGCTATTTGCTTTCGACAGAACGAGAAAGGATGTCGCGAACAGCAGGTAGACGCTGCCCGCTTACACTTGTCAACAAATGTCATCTCACAGTCTGAGGTACGCCGAGTAGCTTCTTGGTCGAGAAATTCGAACCATCTTAAAATGATGGCTCTGATCCTTTATGAAACTAAAGTAGCACTCCATTGTTGTTGGTggcctttttttaatggagattttcaaaataaaagatgctATGGGGTGGGCAAGCGCCGAGCTGCATCACATTTGCTTTTGGCCAACCCCCGCCCTcctgatatgattttttttttgtacaaccaGGGAACAAGGTGGATAGAGGTCACGGCCGAATCACAAAGACGGCTCTGAGCCCACACCTACATCATCCCGGGATTATTCCAACGAACATCAACAAATCCATCACGACCGATCGGTGAGCCGCTCGATCTAATTACCTGACAGCTATTCATCTCTACGGCACAGGGCTCAGGGGAAGACTTATTACGCCTTATCGCAAGTAAGTAATGACTCCTGTCTGGCCGACATATCAGCGTCTGtatgtgggggggaggggggggggtaatcaatGTCGCCTGGGATAAAACGCCACTTGAAACGGCAGCGCCCGGGGACACAAAGGCGAGGCCGAGTCGGCTTAAACCGCACTGACGTGTTGCGGGTTTTGTTGGATGAAGATTGAAGTGTGCCGTACCTGCGCCTGCTGGATTTGCCCGGGAGCAAAGACACTTCAAAACATGTCGTTCCTCAATAAAAACGGATGAATGAATCTATTCGTTGTGTATTATTTCATACGACTGAACACTCGGGTTCACCAAATCCCAACGCGAAAGTTCAACAATGTAGCAACAAATCGTCCAGCGCAGGAATCATTTTTGGACTTCATTCGttccaaacaaaagacaaacaataCTTACTTCATATTCCAGCTCTTCACGTTCAATGTCTTGATTAATACCATCCAGGAAATCATTGGGGTCAAAGTATTCATGCCCAGGAGGATGCCTGAAAcaaccacccccccacacacaaaaaaaagacagattgaAGGACAAACGACATACTTTGGAAGCAAAATAATCTTTATCGCGATGCCCCCGCTACCATTTTGAACTGCAGTGCGAACCCAGAGGCCTGTCACAAATAGAGATGCTCCGCGACTAATTCGAAGAGGATATCAATTCGAGAGGAAGACGCAAAACGGAGCCGCGATTTCCTATCTTAAAGGCCTGACGCGGAAAGAAACAAAGGGAATATGCAAATATCCCTTCGCGCCGTTCTTGATTTAATTTGCCTCGTGTGCCGTGGAAGTTGTCGGCTCCTGCGACAGGTACGCGCTCCAATCCTGCGCGATCACAGCTTTGCGATAAGGTGTCGTGATCCCAATTAGCTGCCGGCGTGAAAGCTCGATCTGCGTTTgagttcctttttgttttttctttcttttccgtCATTGGGACTTTCTAAATGGCGTACAGTGAGAGTTCCCCTTGAAATGTATCAACCATCAATTGCTGTCTGGAAATAAACTCTAGCGTGTGACCAATTCAGAATAAAGTGACAAGCTACACATCATGTTGCCTTGGGTGCCACACATGCTGCCCACCGACCAGAATATGGACCCCCCCGCGCTCCCCCCTAAATATTGTCGATAGGTTGCGCTTACCCCTCTGGAAGCAGGTAGTCCTGGAGCACGGTCACAGGCGGTGCCGGCGGTGGCAACGTGGCGAGGGGCATCATGTGTTGGAGGGTGATGTCAGTCTGCGTGCTGGTGTCTAACAGTTGCGTGTCGGCAGTGGGGGAAATCGGTTTGGGCGCAGGGGCCCGCCGCAAGACTTGGACCATAATGGGATCGTTGGCGGTACGGAAGGCCTCCACTGCTTGGTCATGGGTCGCCTTTGAGAGGTCTTTGCCATTAACCTGAAGAGAGCGAGAGGCCAGGACAAAAACAATTAGTGATGGATGAGATTTGAACCGCCACTACatgaaatcatccatccatcattgctGAAGCCAatcccaggtgactttgggAAAGAGGCGGAGCCAATAATTATGGCCTTTGAACACAGCTATGAAGGAGTGGTGAGCACGTACCCTCCAAATCTGACGGCAATGGATTGCATGCTTGTAACAAATGATGCTCATATCgtaagaaaaactcaaatttgttgGAACATTTCTGTCCAGAAGAAGTGATCGCCAGGGTGGAGTTACTCTCGGAATAGCGCTCCGATTCCGCACaatatttctttttgttctAAGCGAGTTTACTCATGACTGTCCCTACCCCTGCCATGCAACTGAAAACACTcccgacatttttttcttgcaatgaCCTTCGAGCAAAAACATCCGGTGCTGCGGGTCATTTGGTATCCCATAAATCTTCAATGTCCATAAATCTGCCATAAATCTTCAATGTCCATAAATCTGCCTTAAATCTTCaatccctaaaaaaaaacagttttttcgggctaaatgTTTTGGGAACAATACAaggatgtgcgtgtgtgtgtgtggatactgtatattatatacagtatatacagtatatacacacacacccattgtgtatattatatatatatatatactatacacacagtatatatatagcgTGAAGAAGAATGGCGACTATAACGGGAAAAATATTTGCAGCAATCAGCAAGAGGTTGTGAGCCGGCTAACAAGCAGCACAGATTCATGTTAATCCTGAGCTTCaaggataagtggatcatttCAGCAGAATTAAACTTCTCATTCCACAACATTAAACATTGCCAACATTTTGCTTGTAACAAGACAAATGTCAAAactgcaacaccccccccccccccaaaaaaaagcattcatgaAACAAAACCACGAGATTGATATCGATGTCAAGAAAACTAAAGCGCTGTTTTGCAGTAAAtcacttttattctttggcgttcgagtcagcatgacttagatttgttcttgattttactgcttggtgctttctaccgcctttattaatcgatttgtcttactgtttattgtgtatgttaaatcactccatgtacagcactttgtatgcagcgatggctgtttgaaagtgctcgagaaatactcttgacttgacgacTAAATTGGCAGTAAATCGTCGCAACGTCAGACACGACTTGGAATCGTCGCTTGTGGCCCGCGGAGAGCCCCGATGTTGCGCATCATCTGAGAAATACAGGCTCCTTTGTGTGCTCTTTATGCCGCATGTCGTCTCCCGCAGTCAACCTGGTTGCCAGGAATCCCGAGGCTACTTGAAAGCAGTGAACCAGAGACAAAGCCTTTagaccccccagccccccaccccactctttttttatgttgaaccGCGAGCATTCTGCTCCAGTGCTCTCAATTGGGGGGAGTCTCCTCCCGGCTGTGGAGGGGGTCCCACCCGCCTCTATTCACAAATCTCACCTTTGACACCGAGTGGCCCTTTGCGGCAGACtgggaaaaaacacacaacacacaatatACGTTGCTTCATCACTTGGGAGATCTCAGACTATGCCGGAATAAACCCGTAATCTGACAAAGTGAACAGTTGTGTTCATCTCGGGTCGGATTTGCCTCCACGAACGAACTTGAGCCATCGTCCGCGTTGACGTAACTAACCGTGACTGTCATGCAGAAGTGACTCGGGCAACCCCCTCCGGCGCGTCCCCTGAGAGAGGTCTCTGTTAAATCCATTTAATGATAAGAGCAAAGCTGCACTTAAAGGAGTACTAATTTGTTCTAAATCACGTCTGTTTTGTTCGCGGTCGGTGAGGAATTTGCGCAGCTGTGGTCTTTGGAATTCACTAGCCCAAGGCACCGTGGAACAGACCTCAAACCCTTTTCACCGGACAGCCACACCTCGTGTGTAGCCATCTCAAAATACCCTGAGTAATCCACAATGTTGCCGTTTGCAGTATTCTTGGCACCGGAATGGTTGAGGCGCTTGCACCGCGATGGGACAACGCCGATATGCGAGGCGATCCCCTTCGTCAAAGCCACAAGCCGCATACGGACAAAAACGGAGATGTACATTGCATTTCTTATTTAGTTTAGCTTTGTGTCTCGGGACGATTCACTCGGCAGACTGAACTACCTGAGAGGCGCTAAACTCCTCAAACTCTGACTTCATATGTACAGGGTGAAAATGCTTTATTTACCGTCGATTTGTTGGATTCTTCTGATTTAAGAGGTGGTTTTATGTCTGCGACCGCAATTCCCGTCGGGCCGACAAAGCATATGCGCTTCCACGGGCGGGCACTCCCCGGTGGGTGGCAGCCAACTGCTCCGGTTGTCTCGCAGATGTGATGGCACAAGGAAGGGGATTGATCCAAGctgttattaactcattcagaaccagccaattttggaccaagtctgaaaagacgtttaaaaacgtctttgggagtgaatgagttaagaagccACGGCGTCAGGAGCGCAGTGCCGGGGCTTGCGATAGGTGTCGATTGTCATTCGAGAGCGCTGCGTGTTTTGGTAAATGCTTTGACGGCAGTGGTGTCTGACGGCATGGCAAGGTCTCCAGACTGTGACTGACTGTGCCTTATACGAATGTCTCCATCGCCGTTTGCCGATCTCGCTGTTCACCAGAAGTCACACTGAGATCATTTGGTAGAGTAACTGCTTGGATTCTTGAGCGGCGTAAGACAACTTCACTCAGAAATACGGGTAATTAGGCACTGGTATCTGGGAAGCTTGGAAGAGGAAGCTTCCTTGAGGCGGATCAATGGTTTCTGGGTAAACTGGCGTTCCTTGGCTGAGCAGGATTTGGGAAGAAAGCAAAGGATCTGGCAGACATACAATAGCCCGACTCAGTTCAGTGTGGATCAGAACCTCAAGAGCCACCTTGTACCGAGGGCTCCAATTAAGCTCGGGGTCCTCAGCACGGCGCCGCAGCCATTACGTGGCGCTTATGGAAAAATTAAGCGCACTCGGTCGCTCGGACTGACTTTCCAAGACCTTACCGCAAAGCCTCAGACAAAGGCAGCGAAACTTACATCTCCACATGGCACTTACCTTGTGCTTTGAAGAGCTCTCGGCGGCCACAAGGGTCAAGTTTAAAAAGGAACCCTGCGGTGCGATCAAGCTcaggcttattttttttttctttctttctgctcATTACGAAAAGGGAAAAACCAATTCTTTTGAACACTGAGCGCTGATTAATAGCGCTTGATAATATTTGGACTGTCGACCGTCTGTTCAcaaaaataagtcaagtcaagtcaagagtatttctcgagcactttcaaacagccatcgctgcatacaaagtgctgtacatggagcgatttaacatacacaataaacagtaagacgaatcggtaataaaggcggtagaaagcaccaagcagtaaaatcaagaacaaagtgGTGTTCCTGTTTAAAATCCAGACCTATGAGGAAAAGCACAATCAGtttctttttaaaagttttgccttgaattgaataaataaaatgttctctTGTTGGTTGCTAGCAAGGAGACGGAGAGAGTTGTGAAGAGTTGTTCGGGGTACTGTATATCAAACTGACTTCACAGAGAATCATTTCTGGAGTCTTTGACACGCCAACCGGTGTATGTTTGTGTTGACAATTCTTTTTATGGCACGAGTGTCTCTGCTGGATGCAGTCAATGTTGAcgtctctggaaaaaaaagcatttccaaGCTCAATTTCTTGAAAAACAAGCGTGCGTCTCGTTTAGCGAGATCCAAGTCAAAGCTGACAGTCGCTCGCAGTGTCACTTATAAAGTATCACATGTAAAATTGTGTACATCGAGAACAACACAGTAGCCCACACCGAAATGACTAACTATTTCCGAAGAATGTCATTACGGAAAAGAAAATGATGAATCCTCATATAGAGGGGTTGTCTCAGCGCTACAAATAAATGACACTGGAAACGAGGTGTTTAGATACCTTGCAGCAGTTGTTAGATCTAAATTTTTGTATAAAGTCACACCGGGGTTAAAGTCTGAGCGCGCCGAGTCAGCATTGGAGCGACAATGAGGAGGTGGCCGCAGGTCGGCGCACACTAAGCGGACACATTGAGAGAGCTGTCACCTCTTCATCATCGTCTCCCTTTAAGCAAAAGCGCGCCACCTCACAATGCCCCCCCACCGCGGCCAGAGTTCAGCCTGCTCAGCTGTCCGCT
The DNA window shown above is from Hippocampus zosterae strain Florida chromosome 9, ASM2543408v3, whole genome shotgun sequence and carries:
- the pdzrn3b gene encoding E3 ubiquitin-protein ligase PDZRN3-B isoform X1, producing MGFELDRFSGTVDPDLKCNLCNKVLEDPLTTPCGHVFCSGCVLPWVIQQSSCPVKCQRISSKELNHVLPLKNLILKLEIKCDNHVRGCAAVVKLQHLAEHAGVCDYSPAKCGNEGCDEVLSLRDVDAHMRETCDFRAAGACERGCGLTLTQRERRLDDHCCVRALKAHNGVLQYQMMRLDSEFKKQTIEANKREKALLAQLSAAHAELQMTAVKYQKKFAEYSERIDSLTRTVTFSCKESDTKSVPVVLLRDGGSLGFNIMGGKPCADIHDGPSNEGIFVSRIIESGPADKEDGLQIHDRIIEVNGKDLSKATHDQAVEAFRTANDPIMVQVLRRAPAPKPISPTADTQLLDTSTQTDITLQHMMPLATLPPPAPPVTVLQDYLLPEGHPPGHEYFDPNDFLDGINQDIEREELEYEEVDLYRANIQDKLGMTICYRTDDEDEAGIYISEIDPNSIAAKDGRIREGDKIVQINGIEIQNREDAVVLLTSEGNQNISLLVARPQMQLDEGWLDDDRNDFLDDLHMDMLEQQHRRAMQFTASMLQQKKHEEDGVTTDTATLLSNHHEKDSGVGRTDESTRNDESSEQENLADDHTTASSTLSSCRKLTYSQDTLGSTEQPFGSESFISADYADADFLGIPADECERFRELLELKCQMRNGGTTQGSCSHGGGGGAQGQDREVADKELELLNEELRNIELECLNIVRAHKMQQLRERCRESWMLHDSGFRNYNTSIDARRRELSDITEMPEKSDKDSSSAYNSGESCRSTPLTLELSPDNSLRRGPEHRAGGLAKSPQEACGPGGSEALSKESDCERSKAGESGKSARGFAPQRSPYKHAHIPAHARHYQSYMQLIQQKSAVEYAQSQMSLVSMCRDPSEPGQKMEWKVKVRSDGTRYITKRPVRDKLLRERALRIHEERCGMTTDDDAVSELKMGRYWSKEERKQHAVRSKEQRQRRQFMKQSRADCLKEQLGPEDKKEPNIIELSNKKMMKKRNKKIFDHWMTIQELLTHGTKSPDGTKVYTSLLSVTTV
- the pdzrn3b gene encoding E3 ubiquitin-protein ligase PDZRN3-B isoform X2 yields the protein MGFELDRFSGTVDPDLKCNLCNKVLEDPLTTPCGHVFCSGCVLPWVIQQSSCPVKCQRISSKELNHVLPLKNLILKLEIKCDNHVRGCAAVVKLQHLAEHAGVCDYSPAKCGNEGCDEVLSLRDVDAHMRETCDFRAAGACERGCGLTLTQRERRLDDHCCVRALKAHNGVLQYQMMRLDSEFKKQTIEANKREKALLAQLSAAHAELQMTAVKYQKKFAEYSERIDSLTRTVTFSCKDIHDGPSNEGIFVSRIIESGPADKEDGLQIHDRIIEVNGKDLSKATHDQAVEAFRTANDPIMVQVLRRAPAPKPISPTADTQLLDTSTQTDITLQHMMPLATLPPPAPPVTVLQDYLLPEGHPPGHEYFDPNDFLDGINQDIEREELEYEEVDLYRANIQDKLGMTICYRTDDEDEAGIYISEIDPNSIAAKDGRIREGDKIVQINGIEIQNREDAVVLLTSEGNQNISLLVARPQMQLDEGWLDDDRNDFLDDLHMDMLEQQHRRAMQFTASMLQQKKHEEDGVTTDTATLLSNHHEKDSGVGRTDESTRNDESSEQENLADDHTTASSTLSSCRKLTYSQDTLGSTEQPFGSESFISADYADADFLGIPADECERFRELLELKCQMRNGGTTQGSCSHGGGGGAQGQDREVADKELELLNEELRNIELECLNIVRAHKMQQLRERCRESWMLHDSGFRNYNTSIDARRRELSDITEMPEKSDKDSSSAYNSGESCRSTPLTLELSPDNSLRRGPEHRAGGLAKSPQEACGPGGSEALSKESDCERSKAGESGKSARGFAPQRSPYKHAHIPAHARHYQSYMQLIQQKSAVEYAQSQMSLVSMCRDPSEPGQKMEWKVKVRSDGTRYITKRPVRDKLLRERALRIHEERCGMTTDDDAVSELKMGRYWSKEERKQHAVRSKEQRQRRQFMKQSRADCLKEQLGPEDKKEPNIIELSNKKMMKKRNKKIFDHWMTIQELLTHGTKSPDGTKVYTSLLSVTTV